Below is a genomic region from Granulibacter bethesdensis CGDNIH1.
GGGTGCCCAGTTCATCACCATTGTCCCGCTGGATGCTCCTCTGGAAGTTGAGGCCGATGTGCCGGGCGAGGATGCCGGTTTCGTGCATGTTGGCGATACGGTGACGGTCAAGTTCGATACGTTTCCGTTTACGCAATATGGCGGAGCACAGGGAATAGTCCGGGTGACGAGCCCGGACAGCTACAGCCAGAATGATTCGCGGGATGGGCAGCTGAAAGATACCCAGCAATCCTCCATGGCAGCCGAGAAGACCTTCTACAAAGCGCGGGTGACGATTGATAAGGTCACGTTGCACGACACGCCGGAAGGATTTCACATTGTTCCGGGCATGCCTGTCACCGCTGACATCAAGGTTGGGCAGCGTACAATCCTGAAATATCTTCTGGGCAAGGTCTTGCCGGCGTTTTCAGAAGGCATGCGGGAGCCTTGATCCGTGATTGATCAATAACGGGGATCATGATCAGAGGGGTATGACGCAGCCGTGGCACGTCTGATAAACCGGGTAACCGGCCTGTTTTCTCCTGCTGCCAGAATGCAGGAGGCCACAGCACTTGCGGAAGCGGGGGAATGGCCCAAAGCGTTTCCGCTTTTTGCCAAAGTGGCCGAAAAAGGCGTGGCCGAAGCGCAATATCGGGTTGGGCGTTGCTATCTGGAGGCTGCAGGTGTTCCTTTCAGTCCCCGGGAAGGGGAACGCTGGTTGGAAAGGGCTGCCAGTCAGGGCTTCGTGGAAGCGCAGACATTGTTGGCAACCCTGTATCTGCGTGGCGTCGGGGAGCAGGGGGAACCAGCCACTGCCGATCCCGCAAAGGCTGCATCGGAAGATGTGCTGGGTGGGGTGGAAGCCTCTCTGGAGGCGCGATCCGGGGGAGCCGGAACAGCTGCCTCCCGTGTCGGATCAGGCTTGTTTACCTCTGCTTCCACGATTCAGGCCGATCCGCTCAAGGCACTGGGCTGGGCGAGCAAGGCGGCGGAAGCTGGTTCCTCTGACGGGCAGGCGCTGGTCGGATATATCCTGACGACCGGGCCGGACTCTGTGCGTGATCTGGAACAGGCGCTGGTATGGTATCAGAAAGCAGCCGCTTCCGGCTGTCCGCAGGGGGCGCTGGGAGTGGGGTTGGCCCTGCTCAAGGATGCAGTGACGCCGGAAGCCACTCAGGCAGCAGCCGAGCAGTTGCAGGTGGCAGCCAATGGTGGCCTGCCGACGGCGCTCTATCTGCTGGGCGTGATGCATGAGCGTGCCGCCGGTGTGCCCCATGATCTGGCAGCGGCCGCCGGTTACTACAAGACAGCCGCAGAGAAAGGGCTGGTTTCCGCCCAGGCACGCTGGGGTCTGGCGCTGCTCGAAGGACGAGGCGTCAAACGTAATCTGCTGGAGGGTGAATCATGGCTGCGTCGTGCAGCCCTTCAGGGCGATGCCGAGGCGGCGGCACTGGTGGGTGACCTTTACGCACGGGGTGGGGATGTCCCTCCTAATTATGCCGAGGCCGCCCTGTGGTTTCGCCGTGCTTCCGATGCAGGGCACAGCAAGGCGGCCCGTACGCTGGGTCTGATGTGTCTGACGGGGGCCGGGATGAGCCGCGACCCGGAAGAAGCGGCTCGCTGGTTCCGTATTTCGGCCGAGCGTGGTGATCAGGAAGCCGTGTCCGACCTTGCCAGTCTGGTGCAGGCTGGTCTGGCTGCGGAAGAAGAGAGCATCAGAACCCGCAAGATTTTTGAACAGGCCGCTGCGAATGGGGATCTGGTCGCGGCTTTCAATTTCGGCGTTTGCCTTGCCGAAGGGGTGGGAATCGAGAAAGACGAGCGCAGCGCCGCGCAATGGCTGCGCAAGGCTGCGGATGGGGTGGTGAATGCCCAGTACTGGTATGGGCGTATGCTGCTGGAAGGGCGCGGTCTCGATGTGGACGCCGAAGCCGGGCGCTCCTGGATCGAACGGGCTGCTTCTACCGGCATGGTGGAGGCCGAGGTTGCCTTTGCAGAACTGCTGGTGACCGGGCGCGGTGGCGCGAAGGACCATCCGGAGGCGCTGGTCTATTTCGAACGTGCTGCCGGGCGGGGCCATATCGGTGCCATGTTCGCGATTGGTGCGATGATGGGCGGTGGTCACGAAGTGCCGACGGATCGGGAGAAGGCGATCATCTGGTATCGTGCGGCAGCAGAGCGTGGTCATGCTCATGCACAGCTGATGTTGGGCCGGTTTCTGGCGCGGGGATTGGCCGGAGAAAAGGACGAGCTTCAGGGGCGCTTCTGGTTGGAAAAGGCCCTGTCGCAGGGTCTGACAGAAGCACAGGGCGATCTTCAGGCTCTGCCCCCGGAGATTCTGACGATGCCATATCCTTATGAGGCAGTCAGAGTGGACAATCTCCCCGAAGAGCCTGTCCCACATTTGGCAGAGCATGAACCGTCTTCAGTCCAGAATCCGGCTTTGACGGATCATTCCTGACGTGCCGGATATGTTGCAGGGTGCGAGATGGCAGCATTAGGCAGCGCTGCCGTTGCGGCTGAGCGACAGAGACTGCGGGAATATTGGCGTCAGCTGGCTGAAGATGCCTACAAGCTTGGCGAACGGGCCATGGAGCAGTCGCAGTGGCACGAAGCTGCGTTCTGGCTGGCCCGGGCCACGCGTCTGTCTCCGCGTCAGGACACGATCCGGCTGCTATCGGCACTTCTGAAGCTGCGGCGGGGTGATCCGACTGCAAGGGCCGATTTTGAATCCCTTGCACGCCAGTATGAAACGACCGAGATCCTGTCCGGTTTGGCGACTTTGCAGGTGCTGGGCGGTGATCTGACGCATGCGACCGTTACCGTTCAACGACTTCTCTCACGTATCCGGCATGATGTCTGGCCGATAGCGCATGAATTGTTGATGACGGTGAGCAGGGCAGCAGGATTGCCGGGCTGGTGCCGCCTGTCAGCCGATGGACATGTTCACGCCTATGAAGTCGGGACGGGTGATGTAAACCCCGCCAGTCTCAGTTTCACCCTTGATGGGATAACGCTGGAAACGGCGCCTTCCGCACAGGAGCTGGTTGCGGGTCGTTTTCTGGATGTGTGCAGCGGGAACCGGCCTTTGCTGGGGTCGCCGTTTGATCTGGTGGCGATGTATCGTGTGCAGGGCTGGATTGACTGGAATGAAGACGGGGATGTGCAGGGCTGGGCCTGGCATCCGGGCTGCCCTGACGCTGATCCGCTGCTGTCGGTCATTTCTGCTGACGGACACTTGTATGGTCCGTTCAAGGCGCATGAACCGGCGGAGAAAGTGGGTCTCGATACACCCTTTGCCCGTCCCCGGCGTATTCATGTTCCGGCGGGGGAATGGGATGGCACCGGGCTGATTTCGGTTCGCGATGTGCGAGGCAATGATCTTTTGGGTAGTCCGCTTGATCCCCGTCTGAGCCCTCTGTTGAAACTGAAGCGGCAGGATGCGACCGGTGGCGAGGGTTTTGCCCGCGCGATCAGATCGGTGCGTGCTCTGGCCCGTGCATTACCGGTTTCTGAACCGGCCATTCCCTGTCCTGCGGATATCCTGCCGGCGATGAAGCCTCTGGTCCCGTTGCGCTGCTTGCCTGTAGCGGAGAGCCTGTCGACCGCCTCCCCTGTTGAGACAGGGCAGCCCGTTTCCATCGTGATGCCGGTTTATGGTGGCGGAGACGTTGTCCGAGCCTGTCTGGAGTCTGTGCTGGCCACGGTCCCTGAATCGACCGAGATCATCATCGTGGACGATGCCGGTTACGACCCCGTACTTCTGGTGCATTTGCAGGCTCTTGCCGGGCAGGGGCGTATCAATTTGCTGCACCAGGCCCGCAATCGCGGATTTCCATCCTCGGTCAATCTTGGCATGCGGGCGGCTGGGGCCGGGCGGGACGTGGTGTTGCTGAACAGTGATACGCTGGTGCCGGAAGGCTGGCTGGAGCGATTACAGAAAGCCGCCTGCGCGGCGACGAATATCGGGACGGCCACGCCTTTTTCGAATGATGCCTCAATCCTGAGCTATCCGCAGGAGGATGGACGCTGGCCTCTGCCGGATCGTGCTGAAACAGAGCAGTTCGCCCGGTTTGCTCGTCAGGCCAACAAGAACCGGGTGGTTGATATTCCCGTTGCGGTCGGGTTCTGCATGTATATCCGCCGGGATTGCCTCGATGAGGTTGGTGTTTTCCGGGATGATGTCTTTGCGCAGGGCTATGGCGAGGAGAATGATTTCTGCCTGCGTGCCCGTGCGTTGGGCTGGCGCCATGTGGTTGCAACGGGTGCTTTCGTCGCACATGTGGGGGGCGGCAGCTTCGGAGAAGGCCGGTCGCGTCTGGCAGCCCGGAATGAATCGATCCTCTCTGCGCTGCATCCGGGCTATCACGGCATGGTGGCGGCCTGGCGTGCCCGCAACCCGCTGCATGCCAGCCGCCGGGCGATGGATGGTCTGCGTTTCCGGGCTGCCCTGCCTGACAGGCCTTCCATCCTGATGATTACCCATGATCGGGGGGGAGGGGTGCAGCGACAGATTGAGACCCGGATGGCCCTTTTTCATCAGGCAGGCCGCAATGTCGTTATCCTGCGTCCGGTCATGATGGAGGAGACAGCCTCTTATGAGGGCTGGACCGTCCTCGACACCGGGTTTGCCGATCAGTATCCCCATTTGCGGCACCGTATGCCTAGGGACAGGGTCGCCTTGCTGCGATTGTTGCGCCAGATCAAGGTGGAGCGGGTGGAACTGCATCATCTGCTTGGCCATAACCACGCCGTGGCCGGTCTGGCTGCAGCGCTGGGTGTGCCGCAGGATATACACGTGCATGATTATGCCGCGTTCTGCCCCCGTATCGCCCTGATGAGTCCCGCCAGGCGCTATTGCGGGGAGCCGGAGATCGACCAATGTGAACGCTGCATCGCTGAGGGAGGCAGTCATCTGGAGGAGCCAATCAGTGTTGCAGCCTTGCGCCACCGTTCGCAGCGCGATCTGATGGAGGCTGCGCAGGTCGTTACTCCCTCACAGGATGTGGCACGGCGGATGCAACGCCATTTCCCGGCCCTTCGCCCCATCATTGTCCCATGGGAAGAGGGTGCCGATGTCGTCTCCATGCCCCCCGGAATGGAGAGTGATATGGCGGCATGGGGGCCTTTGGCGGATCATATTTGCGTGATCTGTGTTATCGGCGCGATCGGCGCTGAAAAAGGTTTCGACTGTCTGCTGGAGGCTGCAAGGGATGCGGCAGCGCGTTCCCTCCCGCTTCGTTTCGTGCTGGTCGGTCATAGTGTTGATGATCCAGCCTTGCTGGAGACAGGTTATGTCCGAATCACCGGCCGTTACAGCGATGATGATTTACCCGCTCTTATTGTGGCCCAGAAGGCGAAAATGGCATGGATTCCCTCAATCTGGCCTGAAACATGGTGTTTCACGCTCAGCGAGGCATGGCGGGCGGGGCTTCCCGTGGTTGCCTTTGACCTCGGTACGGTGGCAGAGCGTATTAAAAAAGCTCAGGTGCATCAGAGCCATGCCGGCTTTGTGATGCCGCTTGGCATGCCTGTTGAAATTATAAACGATACATTTCTGTCACGTAATATGGATAGAACAGGCTTTGCACCCTCTGCAAATCGGGTAAACAGGATTCAGTTTTGCTGAATACGGTGAAATCGGTTCTGACAGCCAAAAGAAGCAGCCGAATAAAAACCAGTTTCTTTTGCATCATGGAGAGCGAGATTACGCATGTCTGAAGGCTTGTTTGCCGGGCAAAATCCGGCCCAGTCACGACTGGGGCAAGGTGCTCCCGGAAATGTGGCCGCACCATCGGGTGCGGATCAGCAGGCTGCTGCACAGAACACAGCCTCCCGTATCATGAGCGAAATTCAGGTTTCCGCGCATGTCATGAAGCTGGATCCCGGGCTGTTCTGCTTTGTCCAGACGCCAAGCCCAAATCGTCCGTTGGACAATAGCGGACTGCCAGCGATCCGGGTTTCCCTGCCGCCGGGACATGAACATCGGCCCCATGCCATTTCGGTGACATCTTTCCGGGAAGATGGCTGGTTGTACGGCCCCGCCGATGCCGCGCTGGTGCGGGTCATGCAGCCGCAGGCTCAGGTGCTGGTCACAATTTACCAACAGCCCGGCCAGCAGGATTCCGCACCCCGGTTACAGGTGCTGCGTCTGGCTGATGGGGTGCCTTTTGGCGGTGTTCCCTCAGCCCCTCCTCTTCAGCCCGGTTTCATGCAGCCGGGAGCAGTGCCGCCGCCGGGTGTGATGCCGCAGGTGGGGGTTCCTCCGATGCCACCACCACAGGGCGTTCCTCAAGGCATTCCGCAAGGTATGCAACAGGGTGCATCCCATGGGCCGGCTCAGTCATTTGAACCGGTCAGAACGCAATCCGGTGCTATTCCCGATATTATTGCTCATATCCGTATGCAGGGGGATGTCGGCGACCAGCTGGGTGAATGGATTGGCGAGCGAGGCAGTACCCGCTGGATCGAGGGCTTTATGATCATGCCGCAAAGCCTGATCGATCCGAAAGATATCGAATATCAGGGTGTTCTTGGCCGCGGCTGGTTGTCGCCGTGGATGGAAGGCGGCCAGCTTTGCGGCAGCCGGGGCATGGCATTGCCGTTGCTGGGACTGAAGGCGCGGTTGCGGAACAGGGCCGCCGAAGCTTTCGATCTGAGCTACGAGGGCAGTTTCGTGGATGGGACGGCTATTGGACCGTTGGCCGGCGGGGAGACGCTGGAAGCGACCAATATGGCTCCTCTGGAAGCATTCCGGATCATTCTGCGCCCAAAAGCAAAAGCCACTGTCCCCAAATCTGCTCCCAAGGCATCAACCCGTAAAGCAGCCTCTTCGGCCCGGACAGGGGCACGCCGCAACGTATGACGCCGGTATACGTTATTTGAAATAGAAAGGGGCAGCACCATCTCAAAAGGGTACTGCCCTTTTCGGGCGATTACCTGATATGGATTTGATGTGAAATTCCTGTTTGTCCATCAGAATTTTCCGGGACAATTTTTGCATATCGTCCGCTCACTGGCGGAAGAAAACCGGCATGAAATTATCTTTTTGACGGAAGAAAACCCTAATTTTTTGGGGGGTGTCCGGAAAATGGTCTACCGGATGCTACGTCAGCCCGAGCCCAATGTTCATCTCCATGCCAGAGATATGGAACTGGCAGCGGTCCGGGCCGAGGCGGTGGCATCGGCAGCACGTAATCTGCTGCTGCTTGGATTCAGGCCCGATATTATTATCGGCCACCATGGCTGGGGGGAGTTGCTGAACCTTCAGGATATCTGGCCGGGTGTCCCCTTGCTTGGGTATTTCGAATTTTTTTATCGCACCTATGGTACGGATGTGAATTTCGATCCGGAATTCCCGAGCGGGCCTGATTTCCTGCCCAATGTGCGCAACAAGAATGTCGTCAACTTTCTGGCGTTGCAGCTGGAGGGCATGGGGCAGACCCCGACACGATTCCAGTTGGAGACATATCCGGAATGGGCCAGGGAGCGGATTCGGGTTATTCCTGAAGGCGCTGATCTGGAAGCCTGTACGCCTGATCCGGCGATCCGTAAGCAACCTTATCAGCTAGGTGATTTCCATGTTGCGCCGGATGAGAAGCTGATCACCTTCGTATCCCGTGATCTGGAGCCTTATCGCGGCTATCACGTCATGGTACGCGCCTTGCCGAAGATTTTGGAAGCTCGCCCCGATGTGAAAGCGATTCTCGTCGGCAGGGACGGGGTCAGCTATGGCGCACGGCCCGTCAACACTACATGGAAAGAGCATTTCCTGAACGAACAGGCCGGGCGGCTGGATATGAGTCGGGTCTGTTTGCCGGGGCGTATCGACTATGAGGAATTTTTAAAATTGCTCCAACGGTCGAACGCACATGTCTATCTGACCTATCCCTTCGTGCTGTCCTGGTCGCTCAGGGAGGCTCTGGCGACGGGCTGCGCCATTATCGGCAGCGATACCGCGCCGGTGCTGGAATTTCTGACGCATGAGGAAAATGCGTTGATCACACCATGCCTCGATCCTGACAAGCTGGCGGATTCCGTCCTGCGTCTGCTGTCAGATGAAAAGCTCGAGAAAAAACTGCGCCGGAATGCCCGGCGCTATGCGGAGAAGCATCTCCGTATGGAGGACCATCTGGCCAATTTCCGCGCGCTGATCTCCGAGATGACGGGGCAGAAACTGTAACCCGTCAGGCCCTGTCAGGCATGATATAAACAGGCGTGATATAAAAAGGGGCGGCAGGCGTTTTTCCTGTCCGCCCCGTTTTTTTATTTCGCTGCGCGCTGGATGGAGGCGGTGATGGCAGCCTCGGCCGCAGCCTTGTCGCCCCAGCCGGTGACCTTCACCCATTTATTGGGTTCCAGATCCTTGTAGCGCGTGAAGAAATGCTCGATCGCCTTGCGGGTGATTTCCGGCAGATCCTCGATTTTTTCCACCGTGCTGAATTGCGGATGCACCTTGTCATGCGGGACGCAGATGATCTTTTCGTCGATCCCGCTTTCGTCTTCCATGTTCAGCACGCCGATCGGGCGGGCGCGAATCACGGCACCCGGCACCACGGGGGCAGGGGTCAGGACCAGCGCATCCGCCGGATCGCCATCATCGGCCAGCGTGCCGGGAATAAAACCGTATGAAGCCGGGTAGGCCATGGGTGTGAACAGGAAACGGTCCACGATCACGGCGCCGGAGTCCTTGTCCACTTCGTATTTCACCGCAGAACCTTGCGGAATTTCGATCACGACATTGATGTCACTGGGGGGCTGCTTGCCAATGGCCAGCTTGCTGACGTCCATGAGAGGATACTCGTCTCGTTAAAGAAAAAGGTCGGCGCACCGTAACGGCCAGAGTTGTCCTTGCCAACATGGCGTAGTTGTGGTTCCCCTCCCTTCGCACCGTGTCGTACCGGGTGGGGGGCGTTATTCTCCGACTGGCGGCGGCGGCGCGCTACTCTCATGCGCCTGTAGCTCAATGGTTAGAGCGGACCGCTCATAACGGTTTGGTTGCGGGTTCGAGTCCTGCCGGGCGCATATTTCGATCTCCGTCGGCCGCGGCTTTGTCAGACGCGGCCGACCGGTCAACCGCCGGGAGCCAGATATGGCCAGCTACCAGTATGTTTATGTGATGAAGGATGTGACGAAGGCTTATCCGGGCGGCCGGGAAGTCTTCAAGGGCATTACCCTGTCCTTCCTGCCGGGCGTGAAGATCGGCGTACTGGGTGTCAACGGGGCCGGTAAATCGACCCTGATGAAAATCATGGCCGGCATTGAGAAAGAATATGGCGGCGAGGCCTGGGCCGCGGAAGGTGCCCGGGTCGGTTATCTGTCTCAGGAGCCACAGCTCGACCCCACCAAAACGGTGGCGGAAAACGTCGGCGAGGCGTTTGCGGAGCTGAAAGCGGCGATCGACCGCTTCAATGAAATTTCCATGGCGTTCGCCGAACCCATGGATGACGACAAGATGAACGAATTGCTGGCCGAGCAGGCCATGTTGCAGGAAAAGATCGACGCCGAGGATGGTTGGGATCTGGACCGCCGCGTTGAAATCGCACTGGACGCGTTGCGCTGCCCGCCACCGGAGGCGTTGGTGGAGCGGTTGTCGGGCGGTGAGCGCCGCCGCGTCGCACTGTGCCGGCTGCTGCTGGAAAAGCCCGATCTGCTGCTGCTGGACGAACCGACCAACCATCTGGATGCGGAAAGCGTGTCCTGGCTGGAACGCACGCTGCGCGATTATGCGGGCACGGTGATGGTCGTCACCCATGACCGTTACTTCCTGGACAACGTGACCAACTGGATTCTGGAGATCGAGCGGGGCCGTGGCTATCCGTTCGAGGGCAACTACTCCTCCTGGCTGGAGCAGAAGCGCAAGCGTCTGGCCCAGGAAGAAAAGGAAGAGAGCAACCGTCAGCGCGCCCTGGCGGCGGAGCAGGAATGGATTCAGTCCAGCCCTCGTGCCCGTCAGGCCAAGAGCAAGGCCCGTATCCAGCGTTATGAGGAATTGCTGAACAAGTCGCAGGAACAGGCCGGTGGCGTAGCGGATATCGTGATTCCGCCCGGCCCCCGTCTGGGCGGTACGGTGATCGAGGCGGAAGATCTGCGTAAATCCTTCGGCAATCGTCTGCTGATCGACGGGCTTAACTTCAAGCTGCCGCCGGGTGGTATCGTCGGCGTCATTGGTCCCAACGGCGCAGGCAAGACGACACTGTTCCGTATGATTACCGGGGTGGAGCAGCCCGATTCCGGTTCCCTGACCGTGGGTGACACCGTGAAGCTGGGTTATGTGGATCAGAACCGCGACAGTCTGGACGACAACAAGACCGTCTGGGAAGAAATCAGCGGCGGCACGGATGTGATTCATCTGGGCAAGCGCACAGTGGCCAGCCGGGCCTATGTCGGGGCCTTCAATTTCAAAGGGCCCGATCAGCAGAAAAGAGTCGGCGTGCTGTCAGGCGGCGAACGTAACCGCGTGCATCTCGCTAAAATGCTCAAGAGCGAGGCCAATGTGATCCTGCTCGACGAGCCGACCAATGATCTGGATGTCGATACATTGCGGGCCCTGGAAGACGCTCTGGCGGATTTCGCAGGCTGTGCCGTGATCATCAGCCATGACCGATGGTTCCTCGATCGTCTTGCAACGCATATCCTCGCTTTCGAAGGCGATAGCCATGTCGAGTGGTTCGAAGGTAACTTCCAGGCCTATGAAGAGGATAAGCGACGCCGACTTGGCGCCGAGGCCACCGAGCCAC
It encodes:
- the ppa gene encoding inorganic diphosphatase — encoded protein: MDVSKLAIGKQPPSDINVVIEIPQGSAVKYEVDKDSGAVIVDRFLFTPMAYPASYGFIPGTLADDGDPADALVLTPAPVVPGAVIRARPIGVLNMEDESGIDEKIICVPHDKVHPQFSTVEKIEDLPEITRKAIEHFFTRYKDLEPNKWVKVTGWGDKAAAEAAITASIQRAAK
- a CDS encoding glycosyltransferase translates to MKFLFVHQNFPGQFLHIVRSLAEENRHEIIFLTEENPNFLGGVRKMVYRMLRQPEPNVHLHARDMELAAVRAEAVASAARNLLLLGFRPDIIIGHHGWGELLNLQDIWPGVPLLGYFEFFYRTYGTDVNFDPEFPSGPDFLPNVRNKNVVNFLALQLEGMGQTPTRFQLETYPEWARERIRVIPEGADLEACTPDPAIRKQPYQLGDFHVAPDEKLITFVSRDLEPYRGYHVMVRALPKILEARPDVKAILVGRDGVSYGARPVNTTWKEHFLNEQAGRLDMSRVCLPGRIDYEEFLKLLQRSNAHVYLTYPFVLSWSLREALATGCAIIGSDTAPVLEFLTHEENALITPCLDPDKLADSVLRLLSDEKLEKKLRRNARRYAEKHLRMEDHLANFRALISEMTGQKL
- a CDS encoding glycosyltransferase — its product is MAALGSAAVAAERQRLREYWRQLAEDAYKLGERAMEQSQWHEAAFWLARATRLSPRQDTIRLLSALLKLRRGDPTARADFESLARQYETTEILSGLATLQVLGGDLTHATVTVQRLLSRIRHDVWPIAHELLMTVSRAAGLPGWCRLSADGHVHAYEVGTGDVNPASLSFTLDGITLETAPSAQELVAGRFLDVCSGNRPLLGSPFDLVAMYRVQGWIDWNEDGDVQGWAWHPGCPDADPLLSVISADGHLYGPFKAHEPAEKVGLDTPFARPRRIHVPAGEWDGTGLISVRDVRGNDLLGSPLDPRLSPLLKLKRQDATGGEGFARAIRSVRALARALPVSEPAIPCPADILPAMKPLVPLRCLPVAESLSTASPVETGQPVSIVMPVYGGGDVVRACLESVLATVPESTEIIIVDDAGYDPVLLVHLQALAGQGRINLLHQARNRGFPSSVNLGMRAAGAGRDVVLLNSDTLVPEGWLERLQKAACAATNIGTATPFSNDASILSYPQEDGRWPLPDRAETEQFARFARQANKNRVVDIPVAVGFCMYIRRDCLDEVGVFRDDVFAQGYGEENDFCLRARALGWRHVVATGAFVAHVGGGSFGEGRSRLAARNESILSALHPGYHGMVAAWRARNPLHASRRAMDGLRFRAALPDRPSILMITHDRGGGVQRQIETRMALFHQAGRNVVILRPVMMEETASYEGWTVLDTGFADQYPHLRHRMPRDRVALLRLLRQIKVERVELHHLLGHNHAVAGLAAALGVPQDIHVHDYAAFCPRIALMSPARRYCGEPEIDQCERCIAEGGSHLEEPISVAALRHRSQRDLMEAAQVVTPSQDVARRMQRHFPALRPIIVPWEEGADVVSMPPGMESDMAAWGPLADHICVICVIGAIGAEKGFDCLLEAARDAAARSLPLRFVLVGHSVDDPALLETGYVRITGRYSDDDLPALIVAQKAKMAWIPSIWPETWCFTLSEAWRAGLPVVAFDLGTVAERIKKAQVHQSHAGFVMPLGMPVEIINDTFLSRNMDRTGFAPSANRVNRIQFC
- a CDS encoding tetratricopeptide repeat protein; translated protein: MARLINRVTGLFSPAARMQEATALAEAGEWPKAFPLFAKVAEKGVAEAQYRVGRCYLEAAGVPFSPREGERWLERAASQGFVEAQTLLATLYLRGVGEQGEPATADPAKAASEDVLGGVEASLEARSGGAGTAASRVGSGLFTSASTIQADPLKALGWASKAAEAGSSDGQALVGYILTTGPDSVRDLEQALVWYQKAAASGCPQGALGVGLALLKDAVTPEATQAAAEQLQVAANGGLPTALYLLGVMHERAAGVPHDLAAAAGYYKTAAEKGLVSAQARWGLALLEGRGVKRNLLEGESWLRRAALQGDAEAAALVGDLYARGGDVPPNYAEAALWFRRASDAGHSKAARTLGLMCLTGAGMSRDPEEAARWFRISAERGDQEAVSDLASLVQAGLAAEEESIRTRKIFEQAAANGDLVAAFNFGVCLAEGVGIEKDERSAAQWLRKAADGVVNAQYWYGRMLLEGRGLDVDAEAGRSWIERAASTGMVEAEVAFAELLVTGRGGAKDHPEALVYFERAAGRGHIGAMFAIGAMMGGGHEVPTDREKAIIWYRAAAERGHAHAQLMLGRFLARGLAGEKDELQGRFWLEKALSQGLTEAQGDLQALPPEILTMPYPYEAVRVDNLPEEPVPHLAEHEPSSVQNPALTDHS
- the ettA gene encoding energy-dependent translational throttle protein EttA, producing MASYQYVYVMKDVTKAYPGGREVFKGITLSFLPGVKIGVLGVNGAGKSTLMKIMAGIEKEYGGEAWAAEGARVGYLSQEPQLDPTKTVAENVGEAFAELKAAIDRFNEISMAFAEPMDDDKMNELLAEQAMLQEKIDAEDGWDLDRRVEIALDALRCPPPEALVERLSGGERRRVALCRLLLEKPDLLLLDEPTNHLDAESVSWLERTLRDYAGTVMVVTHDRYFLDNVTNWILEIERGRGYPFEGNYSSWLEQKRKRLAQEEKEESNRQRALAAEQEWIQSSPRARQAKSKARIQRYEELLNKSQEQAGGVADIVIPPGPRLGGTVIEAEDLRKSFGNRLLIDGLNFKLPPGGIVGVIGPNGAGKTTLFRMITGVEQPDSGSLTVGDTVKLGYVDQNRDSLDDNKTVWEEISGGTDVIHLGKRTVASRAYVGAFNFKGPDQQKRVGVLSGGERNRVHLAKMLKSEANVILLDEPTNDLDVDTLRALEDALADFAGCAVIISHDRWFLDRLATHILAFEGDSHVEWFEGNFQAYEEDKRRRLGAEATEPHRIKYRPLER